One Corynebacterium uterequi DNA segment encodes these proteins:
- a CDS encoding MMPL family transporter, translated as MTRIIVALAILGVWLGAMAFGGPTFGKISEVSTNDQATFLPATAESTRAGEIAQRFDGGDAIPAIIVGEIASPADLAALDDTGEQLRGVDGVGSVIGPLPSEDGKAAQFVVLIDATDSSEAVSGVVGELRDVAAAAEVADLHVTGPAGFATDLGAAFAGIDGLLLLVTLAAVMVILVVVYRSVLLPIIVVATSMAALCAAIVTIYWLARWGVIVLNGQAQGIVSILVIGATTDYALLLVARHREELTREANVMTALRTSVRGSFGAISASAATVAVAVLCMLVSDLNSNKSLGPVAAIGIAYAWAAGLTLLPVLLGLGRRAVFWPAAPKVTDDTDAAHHGVWGRVSDFVAAAPRKVWVVTLLVLLAGAVWAPTLRADGVSTNDILLGESDAKAGQEVLGAHFDAGSGSPVTIIAPTDTVTEVLSAVDGREGMSSATVTGPGGAPGGPDNAQVVDGMVLVQATLTDPAESPAAEATVVTLREDLHAIDGDILVGGTTATAVDSTATSQRDLRLILPLVLAVVLAVLVVLLRSILLPVLLVGATVVSFGTAIGVSALVFNHVFNFPGADPSVPLYGFVFLVALGVDYTIFLMTRAREETADVGTRKAVLRSLAVTGGVITSAGVVLAATFAALAVIPLMFMVQLAFIVAFGVLVDTLLVRTLLIPGLVLDIGPAVWWPWRKQVEPATTATTAE; from the coding sequence GTGACACGAATAATTGTCGCCCTCGCCATACTTGGTGTGTGGCTGGGGGCCATGGCCTTCGGCGGACCTACGTTCGGAAAGATCTCCGAGGTCAGCACCAACGACCAAGCAACCTTCCTCCCCGCCACAGCAGAATCCACCCGCGCCGGCGAAATCGCCCAGCGCTTCGACGGCGGCGACGCCATCCCCGCCATCATCGTCGGCGAAATTGCCTCCCCGGCGGACCTCGCCGCGCTCGACGACACCGGCGAGCAACTGCGCGGCGTCGACGGCGTGGGCAGCGTCATCGGCCCCCTGCCCTCCGAGGACGGCAAAGCCGCACAGTTCGTGGTGCTCATCGACGCCACGGATTCCTCCGAGGCGGTCTCGGGCGTCGTCGGCGAGTTGCGCGACGTCGCCGCGGCTGCCGAGGTCGCGGACCTGCACGTCACCGGCCCGGCCGGCTTTGCCACCGACTTAGGCGCCGCCTTCGCCGGCATCGACGGCCTGCTGTTGCTGGTGACCCTCGCCGCGGTGATGGTGATCCTCGTGGTCGTGTACCGCTCGGTGTTGCTGCCGATCATCGTCGTCGCCACGTCCATGGCGGCGCTGTGCGCGGCCATCGTCACCATCTACTGGCTGGCGCGCTGGGGTGTCATCGTCCTCAACGGTCAGGCGCAGGGCATTGTGTCCATCCTCGTCATCGGCGCCACCACGGACTACGCGCTGCTGCTGGTAGCCCGCCACCGGGAGGAGCTCACCCGCGAGGCAAACGTCATGACGGCGCTGCGCACCTCCGTCCGGGGATCCTTCGGCGCGATTTCCGCCTCCGCGGCCACCGTCGCCGTCGCCGTGCTGTGCATGCTGGTCTCTGACCTGAACTCCAACAAGTCCCTCGGCCCCGTCGCCGCCATCGGCATCGCCTACGCCTGGGCCGCGGGCCTGACGCTGTTGCCGGTGTTGCTGGGCCTGGGTCGTCGGGCCGTGTTCTGGCCGGCCGCGCCGAAGGTCACGGACGACACGGATGCTGCCCACCACGGTGTGTGGGGGCGCGTATCCGACTTCGTGGCCGCCGCGCCCCGCAAAGTGTGGGTCGTCACCCTGCTAGTGCTGCTCGCCGGGGCTGTGTGGGCGCCGACGCTGCGCGCCGACGGCGTGTCCACCAACGACATCCTCCTCGGCGAGTCCGACGCCAAGGCCGGCCAGGAGGTACTCGGCGCCCACTTCGACGCCGGTTCCGGCTCGCCGGTCACCATCATCGCGCCGACCGACACCGTCACGGAGGTGCTCTCGGCCGTCGACGGCCGCGAGGGCATGAGCTCCGCCACCGTCACCGGGCCGGGTGGGGCGCCGGGTGGTCCGGATAACGCCCAGGTCGTCGACGGCATGGTGCTGGTCCAGGCCACGCTCACCGATCCGGCCGAATCGCCCGCCGCCGAGGCCACCGTCGTCACGCTGCGCGAGGATCTGCACGCCATCGACGGCGACATCCTCGTCGGCGGCACCACCGCCACCGCCGTCGACTCGACGGCCACCTCCCAGCGAGACCTGCGCCTCATCTTGCCGCTCGTGCTGGCCGTGGTGCTCGCCGTGCTCGTGGTGCTGCTGCGTTCCATTCTGCTGCCGGTGCTGCTCGTCGGCGCCACCGTCGTCAGCTTCGGCACCGCCATCGGTGTCTCCGCCCTCGTGTTCAACCACGTGTTTAACTTCCCCGGCGCGGACCCGTCGGTGCCGCTGTACGGCTTCGTGTTCCTCGTGGCCCTCGGCGTGGACTACACCATCTTCCTCATGACCCGGGCCCGGGAGGAGACCGCCGACGTCGGCACGCGCAAGGCGGTGCTGCGCTCCCTGGCCGTGACCGGCGGGGTGATTACCTCCGCCGGGGTGGTGCTGGCCGCCACCTTCGCCGCGCTGGCGGTGATCCCGCTCATGTTCATGGTGCAGCTGGCGTTCATCGTCGCGTTCGGCGTGCTCGTGGACACGCTGCTGGTGCGCACGCTGCTCATCCCGGGCCTGGTGCTCGACATCGGCCCGGCGGTGTGGTGGCCGTGGCGCAAGCAGGTGGAGCCGGCCACCACGGCTACCACGGCCGAATAG
- a CDS encoding DUF5635 domain-containing protein: protein MLSRLSSDDGRREALRRQVEAILASATEGRLVTTDETQDVDFKEEAGRRRGSIIEPGQSENQEAATKLANEVACMANTPGGGALIVGVEDKTGRLIGTELDVDWLRQRIYSAVDVAPDVLEHRIQGQRVLAIYVAPAREPVEDTGGSLRWRVGDACQPVDRSEWWEHRRSQHAFDEMAEDSSNTSDDVRPAALDIARRSPRVPSDLTTEETVRRLGALSSSGKLTLAGSVLFSALPTTVIELTVFDVHGGHIANRVVGEPGRSALEQLDQIEQALRIANKNNTLVERLVHAPVPQIPHSAVREALLNAMIHRDWNRSEPIDVRWIELDSTLIVRSPGGFMPAITSANVLSNRAARYPALADLYRAIGLVDKQGVGVDRMYQSMISLGHRPPTIEEVAGPYVETTLVGGEPVLPVLDLMSRIIPKPRQQDYRIAIIVYLLLSRAFVSVETVARGLQSQQEAGRTALEAASQTTVDGEPLVVRFKDVWRLGNTARAILGDGGQLPYLSTNVSDLTTVAYAWLREVGDLYTSDLMELCGVSRGTATKCIQEMQDDGMVKKLGGGRSTRYRLR, encoded by the coding sequence TTGCTCAGTAGATTATCTTCGGACGATGGACGCCGGGAAGCGCTACGTCGCCAGGTCGAGGCAATCCTCGCCTCCGCCACCGAGGGACGCCTTGTCACCACCGACGAGACGCAGGACGTGGACTTCAAGGAAGAAGCCGGCCGACGCCGCGGATCCATCATCGAACCTGGTCAATCCGAAAACCAGGAAGCCGCCACCAAGCTGGCCAATGAGGTGGCCTGTATGGCCAACACTCCGGGAGGCGGCGCGCTCATTGTCGGCGTCGAGGATAAAACAGGCCGGCTCATCGGCACCGAGCTAGACGTGGATTGGCTTCGACAGAGGATCTACTCCGCCGTTGACGTAGCACCTGACGTGTTAGAGCATCGCATCCAAGGGCAGCGAGTGCTCGCTATCTACGTCGCCCCAGCTCGGGAACCCGTGGAGGACACGGGCGGGAGCCTGCGCTGGAGGGTGGGCGATGCCTGTCAGCCCGTGGATCGTTCCGAATGGTGGGAACATAGGCGCTCGCAGCACGCTTTCGATGAGATGGCCGAAGACTCCAGCAATACGTCCGACGATGTCCGCCCCGCGGCACTGGATATCGCGCGTCGCTCCCCGCGGGTTCCGAGCGACCTCACCACTGAAGAAACGGTGCGGCGCCTCGGAGCCCTGAGTTCTTCCGGCAAGCTGACCCTGGCGGGGTCAGTACTGTTCAGCGCGCTGCCTACCACTGTTATCGAGCTCACTGTCTTTGATGTTCATGGTGGTCACATAGCCAATCGCGTTGTGGGCGAGCCGGGGCGCTCGGCGCTCGAACAGCTGGATCAGATCGAGCAGGCTTTAAGAATCGCCAACAAGAACAACACGCTCGTCGAGAGGCTTGTCCACGCTCCAGTTCCGCAAATTCCTCACAGTGCGGTGCGCGAAGCTCTACTCAATGCGATGATCCACCGGGATTGGAACCGCAGCGAACCCATCGACGTTCGCTGGATTGAGCTGGACAGCACCCTCATCGTCCGCAGCCCCGGCGGATTCATGCCAGCGATCACCTCGGCGAATGTGCTGAGCAACCGAGCTGCTCGCTACCCCGCCCTGGCGGATCTATACCGAGCGATCGGGCTCGTGGACAAGCAGGGAGTGGGCGTGGATCGCATGTATCAATCCATGATTTCCCTCGGCCACCGGCCACCCACCATTGAGGAAGTGGCAGGTCCCTACGTGGAAACAACGCTGGTCGGCGGCGAACCGGTACTGCCCGTGCTGGATCTCATGTCGCGCATCATTCCTAAGCCGCGTCAGCAGGATTACCGCATTGCGATCATCGTGTACCTCCTGTTATCTCGTGCGTTCGTATCCGTGGAAACAGTGGCACGCGGCCTGCAGTCCCAGCAGGAAGCCGGCAGGACCGCCCTTGAGGCGGCGAGCCAGACGACGGTGGATGGTGAGCCACTGGTCGTGAGGTTCAAGGACGTGTGGCGGCTGGGAAATACCGCGCGCGCCATTCTGGGCGACGGAGGGCAGCTGCCCTACCTGTCCACGAACGTCAGCGACCTAACCACAGTGGCGTATGCATGGCTTCGTGAGGTCGGTGATCTCTACACCAGCGACCTCATGGAGCTGTGCGGCGTGTCCCGCGGTACGGCCACCAAGTGCATCCAGGAGATGCAGGACGATGGAATGGTGAAAAAACTAGGCGGAGGCCGCTCGACCAGATACCGGCTGCGCTAA
- a CDS encoding DEAD/DEAH box helicase, translated as MTDAPVAAPAEEFSQLSPGVTIKARDEYWLVTHVSRSSDGFKVKARGLSDYVRDTTSTFYTALDRDLEVFDPAQVTITPDNSPGFRTSRLWLESTIRQTPVPLYQDRLEVAERILADKLDYQVSAVRRAVSPELIRPRILLADAVGLGKTLEIGMIMAELIRRGRGERILVITPKHVLEQFQQEIWTRCAVPLVRLDSLGIQRVRQKLPASKNPFTYFPRVIVSMDTLKSAKYKAQLEKVHWDIVVIDEIHNATNSGTQNNALARTVARQTEALILASATPHNGKPDSFKEILKLLDPLAVRPDGSIDLQVAKRMIIRRHRNSPEVKQKVGEKWAQRPEPTNLLVDASKTENAVANELRDTWLTPASRSTGRTTGRHLFAWTLVKAFLSSPAALDETIANRLRTLKTTGATAAHPNEREDLTRLRELNAAVTARTSNKYATLLNYLTTTVGIAKKSPNRVVVFSERVATLSWLRENLIRDLGLKPDAVKTMHGQMSDIEQMQLIDEFKRADTPLRVLITGDVASEGVNLHAQCHDLVHYDIPWSLIRIQQRNGRIDRYGQQKPPRIAALLLDPADADAVGEIRVLSKLMEREYEANQLLGDVASLMGEHSEQREEDGIRDVLRGAKDFDATVRTAGDVLDAAANPSTGGDGDGSDIEAVLAQLLALDPSTADGPTATDGLTATQEPAAPATPPVSSLYRKEKDYLVDALAEAFNGVPSQPPAAGGVGLTMDAPDLLELTPPPDLQRRFDYLPQDYVSYRQIKQRLMLATTATRGEAQLAAAREKKSEKSWPKAHYLGPLHPVTSWAADRALSSLERSQIPAFVGTVEKMSALFMTTLTNSRGQVVSRAFHVATPGPPGMGIAHTRTIEDVFTWLHGTGLTKDAISTGTLTVPAEAEELLRDGLQAAQGLADLTNASAQAQATARAAARRELTEEWEAQAAGRPGSRPLMRSRQVIAEERGLLAATIPERTLVRPLAVIIPTTTAAHK; from the coding sequence ATGACTGACGCTCCCGTGGCCGCACCCGCCGAAGAGTTCTCGCAGCTCTCCCCTGGGGTCACCATCAAGGCCAGAGACGAGTACTGGCTGGTGACGCACGTGTCCCGTTCGTCGGACGGCTTTAAGGTTAAGGCCCGCGGGCTGTCGGACTACGTCCGCGACACCACGTCCACGTTCTATACCGCGTTGGATCGCGACCTGGAGGTGTTCGACCCGGCGCAGGTGACCATCACCCCGGATAATTCGCCGGGGTTCCGCACGTCCCGCCTGTGGCTGGAGTCCACCATTAGGCAAACCCCGGTGCCGTTGTATCAGGATCGGCTGGAGGTCGCTGAGCGGATCCTGGCGGACAAGCTGGATTATCAGGTATCCGCGGTTCGACGCGCGGTGAGCCCCGAACTGATTCGGCCGCGGATCTTGCTGGCGGATGCCGTCGGTCTGGGCAAGACCTTGGAGATCGGGATGATTATGGCAGAGCTCATCCGCCGGGGCCGGGGTGAGCGCATCTTAGTCATCACGCCGAAGCACGTGTTGGAGCAGTTCCAGCAGGAGATCTGGACGCGCTGCGCGGTGCCGCTGGTGCGCCTGGATTCCTTAGGGATCCAGCGGGTGCGCCAGAAGCTGCCGGCGTCGAAGAATCCTTTTACCTATTTCCCGCGCGTCATTGTGTCCATGGACACGTTGAAGTCCGCAAAGTATAAGGCGCAGCTTGAGAAGGTACATTGGGACATTGTGGTCATCGATGAGATCCACAACGCCACCAATTCCGGCACGCAGAACAATGCACTGGCGCGTACCGTTGCCCGCCAAACGGAAGCACTCATCCTGGCATCAGCCACTCCACATAACGGAAAGCCGGATTCGTTTAAGGAAATCCTCAAGCTGTTGGATCCACTGGCGGTACGCCCGGATGGCAGTATTGATCTCCAGGTGGCGAAGCGGATGATTATTCGCCGGCATCGTAATTCCCCAGAGGTCAAGCAGAAGGTGGGCGAGAAGTGGGCGCAGCGCCCCGAGCCTACGAATCTTTTGGTGGATGCCTCGAAGACGGAGAATGCGGTGGCCAATGAGCTGCGCGATACCTGGCTCACCCCGGCGTCGCGGAGCACCGGCCGGACCACGGGCCGGCACCTTTTTGCCTGGACACTGGTCAAGGCGTTTTTGTCCTCGCCGGCGGCCCTAGATGAAACCATCGCCAACCGCCTGCGAACTCTGAAGACCACAGGTGCTACCGCAGCGCACCCGAACGAGCGGGAAGACCTCACCCGCCTGCGGGAGCTCAACGCCGCAGTGACCGCGCGGACCAGCAACAAGTACGCCACGCTGCTCAACTACCTCACCACTACGGTGGGCATTGCCAAGAAGAGCCCGAACCGGGTGGTGGTGTTCTCTGAGCGGGTGGCTACTCTGTCGTGGCTGCGGGAGAACCTCATCCGCGACCTGGGGTTGAAGCCGGACGCGGTGAAGACCATGCACGGACAGATGTCGGACATTGAGCAGATGCAGCTCATCGACGAGTTCAAGCGCGCCGACACCCCACTGCGCGTGCTCATCACCGGCGACGTCGCCTCCGAGGGCGTGAACCTGCACGCCCAGTGCCATGACCTGGTGCATTACGACATCCCGTGGTCCTTGATCCGCATCCAGCAGCGCAACGGCCGCATTGACCGCTACGGGCAGCAGAAACCGCCGCGGATCGCGGCGTTGTTGCTGGACCCGGCGGATGCTGACGCCGTCGGCGAGATCCGGGTGCTCTCTAAGCTCATGGAGCGCGAGTATGAGGCGAATCAGCTGCTCGGCGACGTCGCCTCGCTCATGGGCGAGCACTCCGAGCAGCGAGAGGAGGACGGCATCCGGGACGTGCTGCGAGGGGCTAAGGACTTCGACGCCACGGTGCGCACCGCCGGCGACGTCCTTGACGCCGCCGCGAATCCCAGCACCGGAGGCGACGGCGACGGCAGCGACATCGAAGCGGTCCTGGCCCAGCTCTTGGCGCTGGACCCCAGTACCGCCGACGGACCCACCGCCACTGACGGCCTCACCGCCACCCAAGAACCCGCGGCGCCCGCCACGCCACCAGTGTCGAGCTTGTACCGCAAGGAGAAGGACTACCTCGTCGACGCCCTCGCGGAGGCGTTCAACGGGGTGCCGTCGCAGCCCCCGGCGGCCGGCGGCGTCGGGTTGACTATGGACGCACCCGACCTGCTGGAGCTCACCCCACCGCCGGATCTGCAGCGGCGTTTCGACTACCTGCCGCAGGATTACGTCTCCTACCGGCAGATCAAGCAGCGACTCATGCTCGCCACCACTGCCACCCGCGGTGAAGCGCAGCTCGCCGCGGCGCGGGAGAAGAAGTCGGAGAAGTCCTGGCCGAAGGCGCACTACCTTGGCCCGCTGCACCCGGTGACCAGCTGGGCGGCGGATAGGGCGCTGAGTTCCTTGGAACGTTCGCAGATCCCGGCGTTTGTGGGCACGGTGGAGAAAATGTCCGCGTTGTTCATGACCACGCTGACGAACTCGCGCGGCCAGGTAGTCTCCCGGGCGTTTCACGTGGCCACGCCGGGCCCGCCCGGGATGGGGATCGCCCACACCCGCACCATCGAGGATGTGTTCACCTGGCTGCACGGCACCGGCCTGACCAAGGATGCGATCTCTACCGGCACGCTCACCGTGCCAGCAGAAGCCGAGGAGTTGCTGCGCGACGGCCTTCAGGCGGCGCAGGGGTTGGCGGATCTCACCAACGCCTCCGCCCAGGCGCAAGCCACCGCACGCGCCGCCGCCCGCCGGGAGCTCACCGAGGAGTGGGAGGCGCAGGCCGCGGGCCGGCCGGGCTCCCGCCCGCTCATGCGCTCCCGGCAGGTGATCGCGGAGGAACGCGGCCTCTTAGCCGCCACCATCCCGGAGCGCACGCTGGTACGCCCGCTCGCGGTCATCATCCCCACCACCACGGCCGCGCACAAGTAG